One part of the Haliotis asinina isolate JCU_RB_2024 chromosome 2, JCU_Hal_asi_v2, whole genome shotgun sequence genome encodes these proteins:
- the LOC137272970 gene encoding sodium/glucose cotransporter 4-like produces the protein MPETLHPWDYAAVAGYFAMVLGVGIWASLRRGKNSAEDYFLAGKHMTWIPIGASLFASNVGAPMFIGLAGAGAASGYSVVLYEWSATFLLMALGWFFVPIFVASGTYTMPEYLMKRFGGARLRICLSILGLFLYILTRISIEIYCGALFMQLLLGWNLYLCIIGILLITALYTVIGGLVAVMYTDTLQTGIILIGACILTYRGFHEINGFQGLEKDFVKAASNQTMANVSNYGCGLPPKDSLHIWRDPVHGDIPWPGVPLGLVSIGLWVWCTDQLMVQRTLSAKNISHAKGGTLFAGALKILPFFLWIIPGMISRILYPDEIACSSPERCYEVCQNKAGCTNIAYPVLVLRLLPQGLRGLMLAALLAALMSSLTSIFNSASTMFTMDIWPRIRKRPSENELMIVGRIAVVACTAIGILWLPILQQAQGGQLWGYLQSVSAYTAPPWTVVFMFALLWKRTTEQGAFWGLMAGLVVGIIRLVVDFTHPAPYCGSGQEDTRPGVLKHVHFLYFAMISACVTSVVIVVVSLWTKPRSEAQLGRTTWWTRHRVDPELEPEEDEEEFDGDHTEEDGEDQPDQKMKIAAESEDADCEVQIHPHTRVKCSTICKNIAMWVCGMTQRTNLTLSKQERTVLQERFTSLEETETTRTALNAGAIGLSFLTFFLLGYFS, from the exons ATGCCAGAGACTCTTCATCCATGGGATTATGCTGCTGTGGCAGGGTACTTCGCAATGGTGTTAGGGGTGGGCATATGG GCCAGTCTTCGACGTGGTAAAAACAGTGCAGAGGACTACTTTCTGGCCGGAAAACACATGACGTGGATTCCG ATAGGGGCTTCTTTGTTTGCAAGCAATGTTGGTGCTCCGATGTTTATAGGCTTAGCTGGTGCAGGGGCTGCATCCGGGTACTCAGTTGTGCTTTACGAATGGAGT GCAACGTTTCTGCTGATGGCTCTTGGTTGGTTTTTCGTTCCAATTTTTGTGGCCAGTGGG ACCTACACTATGCCAGAATATCTGATGAAGCGATTCGGTGGAGCTCGTCTCAGGATCTGTCTCTCAATTCTGGGGCTGTTTCTGTACATCCTGACGAGGATATCA atTGAAATCTACTGCGGAGCGCTATTCATGCAATTACTTCTTGGCTGGAATCTGTATTTGTGCATCATCGGCATACTGCTCATTACAGCTCTCTATACAGTCATTG GTGGTCTTGTTGCAGTAATGTACACGGATACATTGCAGACAGGAATAATCTTAATAGGAGCATGTATTCTCACATACAGAG GTTTTCATGAAATCAACGGTTTCCAAGGTTTAGAAAAGGACTTTGTGAAAGCTGCCTCCAACCAAACTATGGCTAACGTATCCAACTACGGGTGTGGCCTTCCACCGAAGGACTCTTTGCACATCTGGAGAGATCCAGTGCATGGGGACATTCCATGGCCTGGTGTTCCCTTGGGTCTTGTTTCGATAGGCTTGTGGGTGTGGTGCACCGATCAG TTGATGGTGCAGCGAACACTCTCAGCCAAGAACATCAGTCATGCTAAAGGCGGTACCCTGTTTGCCGGTGCTCTGAAGATATTGCCCTTCTTCCTCTGGATCATCCCAGGAATGATAAGTCGGATCCTCTACCCAG ATGAGATTGCATGTTCCTCTCCTGAACGATGTTATGAAGTATGCCAGAACAAAGCTGGTTGTACCAACATCGCCTACCCTGTCCTAGTGTTGAGGCTGTTACCTCAAG GTCTACGAGGTCTGATGTTAGCTGCTCTGCTTGCTGCCCTAATGAGCTCCCTGACCTCCATCTTCAACAGTGCAAGCACCATGTTCACCATGGACATCTGGCCGCGAATCAGAAAAAGACCGTCAGAAAACGAACTCATGATAGTTGGACGAATAGCAGTGGTCGCCTGTACTGCAATAGGCATTCTGTGGTTACCAATCTTGCAGCAAGCGCAAGGTGGGCAACTGTGGGGCTACTTGCAGTCTGTGAGCGCCTATACTGCTCCCCCTTGGACAGTAGTGTTTATGTTTGCCCTTCTATGGAAACGGACAACTGAACAG GGAGCCTTCTGGGGTTTGATGGCGGGGCTGGTTGTTGGGATAATTCGACTGGTTGTTGACTTCACACACCCAGCGCCTTACTGTGGCAGCGGACAGGAAGACACTCGCCCTGGAGTGTTGAAACATGTACATTTCCTTTACTTTGCTATGATCTCGGCATGTGTTACCTCTGTAGTCATCGTCGTTGTCAGTCTTTGGACAAAGCCTAGATCAGAAGCTCAG CTTGGTCGCACCACGTGGTGGACACGTCACCGTGTTGATCCTGAGTTGGAACCAGAGGAAGACGAGGAGGAATTCGATGGAGACCATACAGAAGAGGATGGAGAGGATCAACCTGACCAGAAGATGAAAATCGCCGCTGAGTCAGAGGACGCTGACTGTGAGGTCCAGATACATCCCCACACCAGAG tgaaatGTTCGACAATATGCAAAAACATCGCAATGTGGGTGTGTGGGATGACACAGAGGACGAACCTTACGCTTTCCAAACAAGAACGGACCGTTCTACAGGAGCGGTTCACCAGTCTGGAAGAAACTGAAACAACAAGAACAGCATTGAATGCTGGCGCTATCGGACTGTCATTCCTGACCTTCTTTCTTTTAGGGTATTTTAGTTAA